The following are encoded together in the Daphnia magna isolate NIES linkage group LG8, ASM2063170v1.1, whole genome shotgun sequence genome:
- the LOC116928323 gene encoding uncharacterized protein LOC116928323, which produces MHQKSTHSVLIAVIVLSLLAVSIQAYPSWRGSRQKRVSDQRLAELQTLLALARLKGKMSSSSGKYYGYVDPSKIGRKKRSQDEESDGSLMDAQMDNGSRSEEDRKAAESQEEIYDDIWRYLRGNNKIR; this is translated from the exons atgcatcaGAAATCAACTCATTCTGTTCTTATAGCGGTGATTGTTCTCAGTCTTCTAGCCGTCTCAATTCAGGCCTACCCGTCCTGGAG GGGTAGTAGACAGAAGAGAGTGTCCGATCAGCGATTGGCAGAGCTACAGACTTTATTGGCTCTGGCCCGTCTCAAAGGCAAGATGTCTTCATCGTCCGGCAAATATTACGGCTACGTCGACCCGTCCAAAAT TGGCCGTAAGAAGAGGAGTCAAGACGAAGAGTCGGACGGATCGCTGATGGACGCTCAGATGGACAACGGCAGCCGGTCGGAGGAAGACCGAAAGGCAGCTGAAAGTCAAGAAGAGATATACGACGATATTTGGCGTTACCTCCgtggcaacaacaaaatccGTTGA